In a single window of the Candidatus Krumholzibacteriia bacterium genome:
- a CDS encoding CotH kinase family protein encodes MHFPGKPVLFLLAISLIAPLGHAQLAPTDYFLSCDPDSFQFIYDNYWLDHYIPCTMGINGVTWPDCRMRIRGDSSREFPKKSLRIKSDGAAFPNGRDVMLMNADWYDRSYMRTVLASRLFQESGHPCFDAEHARLHLNGEYFGLYIRVENVDEDFLADKGLDPQGNLYKATLDGACLSIFDDVEIHWEKKTNENESRDDLQELIDNLDSVSDADLPNYFQQNFDYDRLMNILALNSLLANGSTYYHNYYMYHDIAGSGNWIMLPWDVDKTFAQYGASYPYHRTSYFTYHDNPLPERVFIVPELFDAYRGRVLELATTLFTTDHLFPLIDSLMVVIEASVENDHSDNVYDLNDWQYRTSQEKVIGIEGRIPDLIEQLSWKPRSFELERTPYSFPDSVTLRWGSSSDPNGDPVRYKLAISRSLTFAEDLTTWYTGLQDTVFTPPDTFNPYVLWYWMVQAIDGMPGHEVEGFDTYNSFKVVEGTVLPPSISEDMTLNILGSPYYVNEDLTVESGVLLEIEYGSEIRLADGVRVLVKGQIDAHGYAWRPIHFMPRLSADRWGALCFEAGSAPSTLEHVLIEGASSGVAQGGPAWQKAAISSYATDLFLQNLVFRDNYQCVYANEASVELRDSQFLSGNQGEHFNLRVGTALIEDCVFENVTAGGDAVDFDGVSDGQVRRCQFSSGEDDFIDVGEGSFATLEGNSLSQAADKGVSVGERSTATLLYNTIEACDIAVAVKDSSFVTMDRNTLYGNVLGISAYEKNAGQGGGFATVINGIVSSSLDSSIAIDPLSAVQFRYSLSDTDSIPGIGNLFEAPLFVDASAGNFNLTAFSPCINAGDPLSPPDPDGTLADMGALPFDMTASGIVINEINYHSSGQFNPEDWVELHNPGDQAIDISGMQFMDLANTFVIPEGTVIAAHAYLVLCRSYQLFHACFPEVTQVVGDLGFGFSGGGEALSFRSAEGVIYDQLVYDDAPPWPPEADGFGPTLELLDAEFDNSLPESWASSQGYGTPGALNSVSDAVGVSEGTPGASTVLRNVFPNPFNPTTEIRFSLLEACDIRLSVHDLSGRLLALLADGPYVAGNHSLQWQGRDERGMKLASGVYFLRLSDGESSHSRKLLLLK; translated from the coding sequence ATGCATTTTCCGGGAAAGCCGGTTCTTTTCCTTTTGGCGATTTCCCTGATTGCCCCGCTTGGTCATGCCCAGTTGGCTCCGACGGACTATTTCCTCAGCTGTGACCCCGACAGTTTTCAGTTCATTTATGACAACTACTGGCTGGATCACTACATCCCCTGCACGATGGGGATCAACGGAGTTACCTGGCCTGACTGCAGGATGAGAATCCGGGGAGATTCCTCAAGAGAGTTTCCGAAAAAGTCGCTCAGAATCAAAAGCGACGGGGCTGCTTTTCCGAACGGCCGGGATGTCATGCTCATGAATGCCGACTGGTATGACCGCTCTTATATGAGGACGGTTCTTGCCTCCCGACTCTTCCAGGAAAGCGGGCATCCCTGTTTTGATGCGGAGCATGCAAGGCTCCACCTGAATGGAGAGTACTTCGGGCTTTACATTCGTGTGGAGAATGTGGACGAGGACTTTCTTGCGGACAAGGGACTCGACCCGCAGGGCAATCTCTACAAGGCCACTCTTGATGGAGCCTGCCTGAGCATCTTTGATGATGTGGAGATACACTGGGAAAAGAAAACCAATGAGAATGAATCGAGAGATGACCTGCAAGAGTTGATTGACAATCTCGATTCGGTTTCTGACGCGGATCTCCCCAACTACTTTCAGCAGAACTTTGACTACGATCGCCTGATGAACATCCTGGCCCTGAACAGTCTTCTGGCCAATGGAAGCACCTACTATCACAACTACTACATGTATCACGACATCGCAGGAAGCGGGAACTGGATCATGTTGCCCTGGGATGTGGACAAGACCTTTGCCCAGTACGGGGCATCCTATCCCTATCATCGCACATCCTATTTCACCTACCATGACAATCCACTGCCGGAACGGGTCTTTATCGTTCCCGAACTCTTCGATGCTTATCGTGGCCGCGTGCTGGAACTGGCGACGACCCTTTTTACCACGGACCATCTGTTTCCGCTCATCGACAGCTTGATGGTTGTGATTGAGGCTTCCGTGGAGAACGATCATAGCGACAATGTGTATGACCTCAACGACTGGCAGTATCGCACTTCACAGGAGAAGGTGATCGGGATTGAAGGTCGCATTCCTGACCTGATTGAACAACTCTCCTGGAAACCCCGTTCCTTCGAACTGGAACGGACTCCCTACTCATTTCCCGACAGTGTGACCCTTCGATGGGGTTCCTCCAGCGATCCCAATGGTGATCCAGTCCGTTACAAATTGGCAATCAGCAGGAGCTTGACTTTTGCCGAAGACCTGACGACCTGGTACACGGGCCTGCAGGATACGGTCTTTACTCCTCCCGATACCTTCAACCCTTATGTCCTCTGGTACTGGATGGTGCAGGCCATAGACGGAATGCCGGGGCATGAGGTAGAGGGCTTTGACACCTACAATTCCTTCAAGGTTGTGGAGGGCACCGTTCTTCCACCCTCGATCAGCGAAGACATGACCCTCAACATCCTGGGTTCTCCTTACTATGTGAACGAGGACTTGACCGTGGAGAGCGGGGTGCTTCTTGAAATCGAATACGGTTCAGAGATTCGTCTGGCCGATGGAGTGAGGGTTCTGGTGAAAGGGCAGATTGATGCCCATGGCTACGCATGGCGACCCATTCATTTCATGCCGCGACTGTCGGCCGACCGCTGGGGCGCACTCTGTTTCGAGGCTGGAAGCGCTCCCTCCACGCTGGAGCATGTCCTCATCGAGGGAGCCTCGTCAGGAGTCGCTCAGGGGGGACCCGCCTGGCAAAAGGCGGCCATCTCCAGCTATGCGACCGATCTCTTTCTCCAGAACCTTGTCTTCAGGGACAACTACCAATGTGTCTATGCAAATGAAGCCAGCGTCGAACTGAGGGACAGCCAGTTTCTGTCGGGAAATCAGGGGGAACATTTCAATCTGCGTGTCGGGACGGCCCTGATCGAGGACTGCGTCTTTGAGAATGTGACTGCCGGTGGAGATGCCGTGGACTTCGACGGAGTGAGTGATGGGCAGGTCCGTCGATGTCAGTTCTCGAGCGGGGAGGACGACTTCATCGATGTCGGGGAAGGCAGTTTCGCGACACTGGAGGGAAACTCTTTATCGCAGGCCGCGGACAAGGGGGTTTCCGTCGGGGAGAGGAGTACGGCAACTCTCCTTTACAATACGATTGAAGCTTGTGATATCGCGGTTGCGGTAAAGGATTCCTCTTTTGTCACGATGGATCGCAACACTCTCTATGGAAATGTGCTGGGGATCTCCGCCTACGAGAAGAACGCCGGACAGGGGGGTGGCTTTGCGACCGTGATCAATGGCATTGTCTCTTCGAGCCTGGACTCCTCGATTGCCATCGACCCTCTTTCCGCAGTTCAGTTTCGTTATTCCCTTTCAGATACTGACAGCATTCCGGGTATCGGCAACCTCTTCGAGGCTCCTCTCTTTGTGGATGCTTCTGCGGGGAATTTCAATCTCACGGCCTTTTCTCCCTGCATCAATGCGGGCGATCCTCTCTCTCCTCCCGACCCGGACGGAACTCTTGCGGACATGGGCGCCCTGCCTTTCGACATGACGGCCTCCGGGATCGTGATCAATGAGATCAACTACCACTCATCCGGCCAGTTCAATCCGGAGGATTGGGTGGAGTTGCACAACCCTGGCGATCAGGCGATTGACATTTCCGGGATGCAGTTCATGGATTTGGCCAATACCTTTGTCATTCCTGAGGGGACGGTGATTGCGGCTCACGCCTATCTGGTGCTTTGCAGGAGTTACCAGCTCTTTCATGCCTGCTTCCCGGAGGTCACGCAGGTGGTCGGTGATCTGGGCTTCGGTTTCAGCGGGGGAGGAGAGGCCTTGAGCTTCCGGAGCGCAGAGGGAGTGATCTACGATCAGCTTGTCTATGATGATGCCCCTCCCTGGCCTCCCGAGGCCGACGGTTTCGGTCCGACCCTGGAGCTTCTGGATGCCGAGTTCGACAATTCGCTTCCCGAGAGTTGGGCCTCCTCCCAAGGGTACGGCACTCCGGGGGCGCTCAACAGTGTTTCCGATGCAGTGGGAGTGAGCGAAGGGACGCCGGGCGCTTCCACTGTCTTGAGAAATGTCTTTCCCAATCCCTTCAATCCCACAACGGAGATTCGCTTCTCTCTATTGGAGGCATGCGATATTCGTTTGTCGGTTCATGATCTGAGCGGGAGGCTTCTTGCGCTTCTGGCCGATGGTCCGTATGTAGCAGGGAACCACTCGCTGCAGTGGCAGGGACGGGATGAGCGGGGAATGAAACTGGCGAGTGGAGTGTATTTTCTAAGGCTCTCTGACGGAGAGAGTTCCCATTCCCGTAAACTCCTGCTCCTGAAGTGA
- a CDS encoding glycosyl hydrolase family 18 protein produces the protein MHRPILIPLLVLFLCACTELVIVYPDNGNEHAHVEAPPIVLSGFWGATQPGTMQEPPDLSQIPESYNVLTVAFCNVDSYGNLDWIQLGQPQVAYPAQIQNGQIRSLKERTGCRVLLSMGGERGFFPFLNVSRDFWIQKAGSQLLDVFEQYGFDGLDIDIETVESLHDFLYCMRGLIKKIKGYGYLVTLSPPQAFLYDYDPPVNRPTRSWNNYAPLLSSDMMPYVDWIQPQFYNHSHGAHSISEYVTLLASGTFEFEAPEHHPWESFFDPNDKCSYQIEIPSDKIASGHPATPTGSAPGGGWLSPLEIATEYEILQSQGAEMKGFMVWSIGWDKTNTPAYSFGDSLSSVLGLPILP, from the coding sequence ATGCATCGACCCATCCTGATTCCCCTTCTTGTCCTCTTCCTCTGTGCCTGCACGGAACTGGTCATTGTGTATCCCGACAACGGGAACGAGCATGCACATGTGGAAGCTCCTCCAATAGTCCTGTCGGGATTCTGGGGGGCCACACAGCCGGGAACCATGCAGGAACCACCGGACTTGAGTCAGATCCCCGAGAGTTACAATGTTCTCACGGTGGCTTTTTGCAATGTCGACAGCTACGGCAACCTGGACTGGATTCAGCTTGGACAACCACAGGTGGCTTACCCCGCGCAGATTCAAAACGGACAGATTCGGTCTCTCAAGGAGAGAACCGGTTGCCGTGTCCTGCTGTCCATGGGGGGAGAGAGGGGCTTTTTTCCATTCCTGAATGTAAGCCGGGACTTCTGGATTCAAAAAGCGGGAAGCCAGTTGCTCGATGTTTTCGAGCAGTATGGTTTTGACGGTCTCGACATCGACATCGAGACGGTAGAGTCTCTTCATGACTTCCTCTACTGCATGCGGGGCCTGATAAAAAAAATAAAGGGGTATGGTTATCTGGTTACCCTGAGCCCTCCACAGGCATTTCTCTACGATTACGACCCTCCGGTCAATCGTCCCACGCGCTCCTGGAACAACTATGCTCCCCTGCTCAGCAGCGACATGATGCCCTATGTCGACTGGATACAGCCCCAGTTCTACAACCATTCTCATGGCGCCCATTCCATCTCGGAATATGTGACTCTTCTGGCTAGCGGGACTTTCGAGTTTGAAGCTCCCGAGCATCATCCCTGGGAATCTTTTTTTGATCCGAATGACAAGTGCAGTTATCAGATCGAGATTCCTTCTGACAAAATCGCGAGCGGGCATCCGGCCACTCCCACGGGTTCCGCTCCGGGTGGAGGCTGGCTGTCGCCCCTGGAAATTGCCACGGAATACGAGATTCTTCAGTCGCAAGGTGCTGAAATGAAGGGCTTTATGGTCTGGTCTATTGGCTGGGACAAGACCAATACTCCCGCCTATAGCTTCGGAGACAGTCTTTCTTCAGTTTTGGGGCTCCCGATTCTTCCCTGA
- a CDS encoding C1 family peptidase: MMRTAKLHGAAFFLTLLVSVTLVSSSLASSDMSPERQTTMEAEISAFQSGIDALGHDWIAGETSRMRMTPEERRATLMHDLEPFNGDVGIPYVMTEDRSGDRSLLDWRNNGGNFVTGIQDQGSCGSCWVFGAVAALESAFLFAIDGGDVVNLNMSEQYPLSCISNGWGCGGGWGQNVLNYARNSGMLDDDCMPYQESDTVPCGDHCSDTQYRDYYYGNYGVVCYTANTTSIKNALLNYGPLYTTMDIYENFNSYLSGIYVASGEYEGGHAVCIVGYNDNGGYFIVKNSWGEDWGMDGYFNISYNAGCSFGDYTYYTRYTTSGQPPYASMELSNTLSNAGEVVTFTDRSVGVSGSIVDWQWDFDGNGSVDASGPGPHDFVFEDTGIYSPRLIVQDVDGQTDVEHLLDHLEVSWEGPVWFVAPDGSDGGAGSHNDPYASIQVAINASASGDTVLVTPGAYSTFNNSDLRPYGKDIVIRGDGNLGDAILNGGGSHRLFIFDNAEGPGTRIENLLLRKGYDDLEGGALWIDPASSPVISGCRIDSSSTGSGATSGGGAAWVGGSALFEMCDFVDNTGTVHGGAICMEGSELNLNDCSFEGNSSGSYGGALSLLSGNMNLSGGTFLSNMATDGGGALYLAVGATVLDRLLFDSNQVTGTTGIPGGGGIYLAAGTSLEVSNTIFTGNQAPLGACFFNMGGTASMLHVTTFENQSTNGGGAAAMFGGTLDAGNSIFWADTGAGGAEFMGTGFSLRYCLVQGGYAGEQIMDVDPLFVDEALPDLHLQQDSPCVAAGAEDYGIATDFDGLDRPRPAGTAPDLGACESAFPGGNAAEDLPESPTRILGIYPNPFNPHARVRFHLQEEQQILLTVHDIEGRQIVQLANGVHEAGMQEIAWDGLDSDGNPSSSGVYFARLQTLRGSESRKMVLLR, translated from the coding sequence ATGATGCGCACGGCAAAGCTGCACGGAGCGGCGTTCTTTTTGACCCTGCTGGTGTCTGTGACACTGGTTTCTTCGTCCCTGGCTTCGAGCGACATGAGTCCGGAACGTCAGACTACGATGGAGGCGGAGATTTCTGCGTTCCAGTCCGGGATTGATGCTCTCGGCCATGACTGGATTGCTGGCGAGACCAGTCGAATGAGGATGACTCCCGAAGAGCGGCGGGCCACGCTGATGCATGATCTGGAACCCTTTAACGGCGATGTGGGAATACCCTATGTCATGACGGAGGATCGTTCAGGCGATCGGAGCCTGCTGGACTGGCGGAACAATGGCGGGAACTTTGTAACCGGGATTCAGGATCAGGGAAGTTGCGGTTCCTGCTGGGTCTTTGGTGCGGTTGCCGCTCTGGAAAGTGCCTTCCTATTCGCCATCGATGGTGGCGATGTTGTGAACCTGAACATGAGCGAGCAGTATCCCCTTTCCTGCATCTCCAATGGATGGGGTTGCGGAGGAGGTTGGGGGCAGAATGTTCTCAACTACGCAAGAAACAGCGGCATGCTCGATGACGACTGTATGCCCTATCAGGAAAGTGATACGGTCCCTTGCGGAGATCACTGTTCCGATACGCAATACCGCGACTACTATTACGGGAACTATGGAGTCGTTTGTTACACGGCCAATACGACTTCGATCAAGAATGCCTTGCTGAATTACGGTCCCCTCTACACCACGATGGACATCTACGAAAACTTCAACTCCTACCTCTCCGGCATCTATGTCGCGAGCGGGGAGTATGAGGGCGGCCACGCAGTTTGCATCGTGGGCTACAACGACAACGGGGGCTACTTCATCGTTAAGAACAGTTGGGGCGAGGACTGGGGGATGGACGGCTATTTCAACATCTCCTATAACGCCGGCTGCAGTTTCGGGGACTACACCTACTACACTCGCTACACAACGAGCGGGCAGCCGCCCTATGCGTCAATGGAACTGTCCAACACCCTTTCCAATGCGGGGGAAGTCGTCACCTTCACGGATCGCTCCGTGGGCGTGAGCGGGAGCATTGTCGACTGGCAGTGGGACTTCGACGGGAACGGGAGCGTGGATGCTTCCGGTCCCGGTCCTCACGATTTTGTGTTCGAGGACACGGGAATCTACAGCCCGCGCTTGATTGTGCAGGATGTCGACGGGCAAACCGATGTGGAACATCTTCTCGATCACCTTGAAGTGAGCTGGGAAGGGCCGGTCTGGTTTGTAGCGCCGGATGGAAGCGACGGTGGCGCTGGCTCCCACAATGATCCCTATGCCAGCATTCAGGTGGCGATCAATGCTTCTGCCTCCGGCGATACCGTCCTCGTCACTCCCGGAGCCTACAGCACCTTCAACAACTCGGACCTTCGTCCCTATGGCAAGGATATCGTTATCCGGGGAGATGGAAACCTCGGAGATGCGATTCTCAACGGAGGAGGCAGCCACCGTCTGTTCATCTTTGACAATGCGGAAGGCCCGGGAACGCGGATTGAAAACCTGCTACTTCGCAAGGGCTACGATGACCTTGAGGGCGGGGCGCTCTGGATTGACCCTGCTTCCTCGCCGGTTATTTCCGGATGCAGGATCGACAGCTCTTCAACGGGAAGTGGAGCGACTAGCGGTGGAGGAGCCGCCTGGGTCGGTGGATCTGCGCTCTTTGAAATGTGTGATTTCGTGGACAATACGGGCACGGTTCATGGGGGCGCGATCTGCATGGAGGGAAGCGAACTGAACCTGAACGACTGCTCTTTCGAAGGGAACAGTAGCGGGTCCTATGGAGGAGCGCTGTCTCTTCTGTCCGGAAACATGAATCTCTCCGGAGGAACATTCCTTTCGAACATGGCGACAGATGGCGGGGGAGCCCTGTATCTTGCTGTCGGAGCCACCGTTCTTGACCGCCTCCTCTTCGACTCCAATCAGGTTACCGGTACGACCGGAATCCCTGGCGGCGGGGGAATCTATCTTGCAGCGGGAACCAGCCTCGAAGTCAGCAACACGATCTTCACGGGCAATCAGGCTCCCCTCGGCGCTTGCTTCTTCAACATGGGGGGAACAGCCTCCATGCTTCATGTGACTACTTTTGAGAATCAGTCCACCAACGGTGGCGGCGCTGCTGCGATGTTTGGCGGAACTCTCGATGCCGGGAACAGCATTTTCTGGGCGGACACAGGAGCCGGGGGTGCCGAGTTCATGGGAACCGGCTTCAGCCTCCGCTACTGTCTGGTTCAGGGAGGCTATGCGGGAGAGCAGATCATGGATGTCGATCCGCTGTTCGTCGATGAGGCTTTGCCCGATCTCCACCTTCAGCAGGACAGTCCCTGTGTTGCGGCGGGTGCAGAGGACTATGGCATCGCGACTGATTTTGACGGGCTGGATCGCCCTCGTCCGGCGGGAACCGCCCCGGATCTGGGTGCCTGTGAGTCTGCCTTCCCCGGGGGAAATGCCGCAGAAGATTTGCCGGAAAGTCCGACCCGGATTCTTGGAATCTATCCCAATCCCTTCAACCCGCACGCCAGGGTCCGCTTCCATCTTCAGGAAGAGCAGCAAATCCTGCTGACGGTTCATGACATTGAAGGCCGACAGATTGTGCAACTTGCCAACGGTGTCCATGAGGCCGGGATGCAGGAAATTGCCTGGGACGGGCTCGACAGCGATGGGAACCCTTCTTCCAGCGGTGTCTACTTCGCGCGGCTTCAGACCCTGCGAGGCAGCGAGTCGAGAAAGATGGTTCTGCTCCGATAG